From Fusarium fujikuroi IMI 58289 draft genome, chromosome FFUJ_chr07, a single genomic window includes:
- a CDS encoding probable 26S proteasome regulatory particle chain RPT3, with product MGDVAVENPANQVAPHKRAAHSAIPTIDNFEGVSTDGGDDYANLKKLQRQLEYIQLQEEYIKDEQRSLKRELVRAQEEIKRIQSVPLVIGQFMEAIDQNTGIVQSSTGSNYVVRILSTLDREKLKASSSVALHRHSNALVDILPPEADSSIAMLGADEKPDVTYADVGGLDMQKQEIREAVELPLTHFDLYKQIGIDPPRGVLLYGPPGTGKTMLVKAVANSTTANFIRVVGSEFVQKYLGEGPRMVRDVFRMARENSPAIIFIDEIDAIATKRFDAQTGADREVQRILLELLNQMDGFDQTANVKVIMATNRADTLDPALLRPGRLDRKIEFPSLRDRRERRLIFSTIAGKMSLAPEVDLDSLIVRNDPLSGAVIAAIMQEAGLRAVRKNRYNIIQSDLEDAYSSQVKGTGEENKFDFYK from the exons ATGGGTGACGTCGCTGTCGAAAACCCAGCAAACCAAGTGGCACCTCACAAGAGGGCCGCGCACTCAGCCATTCCCACCATTGATAACTTCGAGGGTGTATCAACCGATGGAGGAGATGACTACGccaacctcaagaagctccagcgGCAACTAGA GTACATCCAGCTGCAAGAAGAGTATATCAAGGATGAGCAAAG GAGTTTGAAGCGTGAGCTTGtacgagctcaagaagagatcaagcGGATTCAGAGCGTGCCATTAGTTATAGGACAGTTTATGGAGGCCATTGACCAAAA TACTGGCATTGTTCAGTCTAGCACCGGATCCAACTATGTCGTCAGAATTCTCTCCACCCTCGACCgggagaagctcaaggcttcctcctcggtcGCCCTCCATCGACACTCCAACGCCCTTGTCGATATTCTCCCTCCCGAGGCCGACTCCTCCATTGCTATGCTTGGCGCCGACGAGAAGCCCGATGTGACATATGCCGATGTCGGTGGTCTGGACATGCAGAAGCAGGAGATTCGCGAAGCTGTCGAGCTCCCCTTGACACACTTTGATCTCTACAAGCAAATCGGTATCGACCCCCCTCGAGGTGTTCTACTCTACGGCCCTCCCGGTACCGGCAAAACTATGCTGGTCAAGGCCGTTGCCAACTCAACCACCGCCAACTTCATCCGAGTTGTTGGTTCCGAGTTCGTTCAGAAGTATCTTGGTGAGGGTCCCCGAATGGTCCGTGATGTTTTCCGCATGGCTCGCGAGAACTCTCCCGCCATTATCTTCATCGATGAAATCGACGCCATTGCCACCAAGCGATTCGACGCCCAGACCGGTGCCGATCGAGAAGTCCAGCGTATTCTTCTCGAACTTCTCAACCAGATGGATGGTTTCGATCAGACCGCTAACGTCAAGGTCATCATGGCCACCAACCGAGCCGATACTCTTGACCCTGCTCTTCTGCGACCTGGACGTCTCGACCGAAAGATCGAATTCCCCTCTCTGCGAGATCGCCGTGAACGACgtctcatcttctccacCATCGCCGGCAAGATGAGTCTGGCTCCTGAAGTCGACCTCGACTCCCTCATTGTCCGAAACGATCCTCTGTCTGGTGCTGTCATCGCTGCGATCATGCAGGAGGCTGGTCTCCGTGCTGTCCGTAAGAACCGTTACAACATCATTCAGAGTGATCTCGAGGACGCCTACTCAAGCCAGGTCAAGGGTACAGGCGAAGAGAACAAATTCGATTTCTACAAATAG
- a CDS encoding related to beta transducin-like protein, protein MRLLNVSTLQLKDFIGHVPPYAILSHTWTEEEVLYSDIGTFTAQSKKGYPKLVGCCSKAAQDGFDWVWIDTCCIDKSSSAELSEAINSMYKWYQKATSCYAYLQDVTTEACTLADVFHITEFGRSRWFTRGWTLQELIAPQIVELCSKEWIVIGTKKSLASSIESVTGIPITVLRGSHPSTYNVAERMSWASARTTTREEDLAYCLLGLFDVNMPLLYGEGAKSFIRLQEQILRQEEDYSMFAWTLQQDNPIADSETSSTGFLAWSPAQFSKNDIHAQAPKHTQDQKMVDHGHAFPPPSEPELDVEKQSIEYRVLHEKDYGRMFRGQRSIVAMQSVLSNPLEFTSRGLRINLHVLFPTDLDLARIAWLSYETEDSLVCVLIERDYESARRRVYCRVKSSSLIGLPKTLLPYFRPMELFIRHSGYFTGSNNFGMVPPSSMFSSKQLQILTQVSSTTTRSLDIVLTYPSDDWMKRQTPIHESPFKALWVVCSHGSQSSLFRIDIMISTEDASCTIRELSQSGSDIDESRKNAFFRACVQYKKSFVAHTDRAVKRSARVSETVFSAVLRKMPSSHEDLVTYELRVDAWDVGGCPSWVQLSLLQEHKEVDEVKTP, encoded by the coding sequence ATGCGTCTATTAAATGTCTCAACTCTTCAGCTGAAAGATTTCATCGGGCATGTCCCTCCATACGCAATTCTCAGTCACACCTGGACCGAAGAAGAGGTTCTATACAGTGATATTGGCACCTTTACTGCTCAATCAAAAAAAGGCTACCCCAAACTCGTTGGTTGTTGTAGTAAGGCAGCTCAGGATGGCTTCGACTGGGTGTGGATTGACACGTGCTGTATCGACAAGTCCAGCAGCGCAGAGCTTTCCGAGGCGATCAATTCCATGTATAAGTGGTACCAAAAGGCGACCTCCTGTTATGCTTATTTGCAAGATGTCACCACAGAAGCTTGTACCCTGGCGGACGTCTTTCATATCACAGAGTTCGGCAGAAGCAGGTGGTTCACCAGAGGTTGGACACTTCAGGAACTGATCGCGCCTCAAATCGTCGAGCTCTGTTCCAAAGAGTGGATCGTAATCGGTACCAAGAAGAGTCTCGCTTCAAGTATAGAAAGTGTTACTGGCATCCCAATCACCGTGTTACGTGGTTCCCATCCTTCGACATACAATGTCGCCGAGCGAATGTCGTGGGCATCGGCTCGAACTACAACCAGAGAGGAAGACCTGGCCTACTGTTTACTAGGTCTATTCGACGTCAACATGCCACTCCTCTATGGCGAAGGAGCCAAGTCGTTCATCCGACTTCAGGAGCAGATTCTCCGACAAGAAGAGGACTATAGCATGTTTGCATGGACTCTCCAGCAAGATAACCCAATTGCCGATTCCGAAACCTCTTCTACCGGGTTTCTGGCCTGGTCGCCCGCGCAATTCTCCAAGAATGATATACATGCTCAAGCTCCAAAGCACACGCAGGACCAGAAGATGGTCGATCATGGTCATgcctttcctcctccttctgaACCCGAACTTGACGTGGAGAAGCAGAGCATCGAATATCGAGTCCTGCACGAGAAGGACTACGGCCGCATGTTTCGCGGCCAACGTAGCATCGTTGCAATGCAGTCGGTCCTCTCGAATCCTCTCGAGTTCACAAGTCGCGGTCTACGTATCAATCTGCATGTTCTATTCCCTACAGATCTTGACCTGGCCCGCATTGCATGGCTATCGTACGAGACAGAGGACAGTCTTGTATGCGTCCTGATAGAACGTGACTATGAGTCGGCGCGACGGCGGGTCTATTGCAGAGTTAAATCGTCTTCTCTTATCGGTTTGCCCAAGACACTGCTCCCGTACTTTAGGCCTATGGAACTCTTCATTCGGCACAGTGGCTATTTCACAGGCTCGAATAACTTTGGCATGGTTCCACCGTCTTCAATGTTTTCGTCAAAGCAATTGCAGATCTTGACGCAAGTCTCGTCGACAACTACACGCTCCCTTGATATTGTCTTGACATATCCAAGTGACGACTGGATGAAACGACAGACTCCGATACATGAGTCCCCATTCAAGGCCCTCTGGGTTGTCTGTTCACATGGCTCTCAATCTTCACTATTTCGTATCGACATCATGATATCAACCGAAGATGCTTCATGTACTATCCGAGAGCTTTCGCAGTCTGGCAGCGACATCGACGAGTCTCGTAAGAACGCTTTCTTCCGTGCTTGTGTCCAGTACAAGAAATCTTTTGTTGCACACACAGACCGTGCTGTCAAACGATCTGCTAGAGTTTCAGAGACTGTGTTCTCAGCTGTTCTCCGGAAAATGCCAAGTTCCCATGAGGACCTTGTGACTTATGAACTTCGTGTCGATGCTTGGGATGTGGGTGGCTGCCCCAGTTGGGTTCAATTGAGTTTGTTGCAAGAACATAAAGAAGTTGACGAGGTGAAGACTCCGTGA
- a CDS encoding probable SED1-abundant cell surface glycoprotein yields MVAIKVAAAGLLIGAATASPYYAPPSNGTHYTTEVVTAITTYCPGATTLTYGDKTYTVTSETTLTITDCPCTVSYPVKPTKPVVPHPVYTTEVITAVTTYCPEPTTLTYGNKTVTVTAPGTVTVTDCHFTTTHPASEHPYPQPTPGKPGKPGYTAPVVPGKPTTAAPVPVPTGTATYPVPEGTNPAVVTAAAGRIAPAGVLAVLGAIALF; encoded by the coding sequence ATGGTTGCTATCaaggttgctgctgctggcctCCTCATCGGAGCTGCCACTGCTTCTCCCTACTACGCCCCTCCCTCCAACGGCACTCACTACACCACCGAGGTTGTCACCGCCATCACAACCTACTGCCCTGGTGCTACCACTCTCACCTACGGTGACAAGACCTACACCGTCACCTCTGAGACCACCTTGACCATCACCGACTGCCCTTGCACAGTCAGCTACCCCGTCAAGCCCACCAAGCCCGTTGTCCCTCACCCCGTCTACACCACTGAGGTCATCACCGCCGTGACTACCTACTGCCCTGAGCCCACCACTCTGACCTACGGCAACAAGACCGTCACTGTCACCGCTCCCGGCACCGTCACCGTCACCGACTGCCACTTCACCACCACCCACCCTGCTTCCGAGCACCCTTACCCTCAGCCCACTCCCGGCAAGCCCGGCAAGCCCGGCTACACTGCTCCCGTTGTCCCCGGCAAGCCTACCACCGCTGCCCCCGTCCCCGTCCCTACTGGTACCGCTACCTACCCCGTCCCCGAGGGCACCAACCCTGCCGTTGTCACCGCTGCTGCCGGTCGCATTGCCCCCGCCGGCGTCCTCGCCGTCCTCGGTGCTATTGCTCTCTTCTAA
- a CDS encoding related to stage V sporulation protein K has translation MELESADINFSVTWLLGLKPKSTYPSWARDFLTDEPHFLVSRLLGLLPTRKPRRRLRRRRNRSKTVVVPEEPLKEDDQDADDQNTDGFGLGKLYGDIPYETDDDSESEAEDAPVVEEEPPVLAEPAFLELCKMMEDLLDEIEKSQQDDTDDSDNESIDGLEPEACQDESPSRIEWLRQKKVEKAENKYLDRVMSLTGLEEVKAFFLQAKAKVKAAQRRETDLKKENFDVVFTGGEGTGKTMLARLYAKYLISLGVVKKSGVFTGINRFSAYNMSKTSTLGTIHNTSNACGGCIAIIDHAHLMNSDDCNLWSLYVRSQDLPGKIVLVVAGNGEWGLSDLMGYSAEVSNHFPVLKLPNYTAEELQIIFHGLMRKWFKGRMEVEDGYDGLYVKILIRRIVSGASEKTFGNIWPVKKAFVEACRRQVGRFIQARKTGNYPEDFKMTKEDLLGNKPSLGPEKSPAWKELQQLVGLDDVKEAILAVVNQVNQNYIREMRGDGPLHVSPNRVFLGPPGTGKTTVAKLYGRILADFGLLSKGDVVTKTPADLLDRYIGGSENNTQEALREAKGNVLIIDDAHMLDPGTNGSAGSSKNGDFRGGIIDTIVAEVTGTAGEDRCVILCGYPDQMKELYANANPGLARRFPLDNAFVFDNFSEDTLGKVLDLKLAKEKLVATDKAREVAMEVLKRASVRPNFGNGGEVDNLLFKAISARFRRTAKEQRLHNEDLDQLPLEPQDFDANYDRLSQAATNTRALFDEFVGFEEIISKFESYQYMVQGMRLRNVDPRPYVPFTYVFKGPPGTGKTSTARKLGQIFYDMGLIAAPDVVDVSASQLVGEYCGQTGPKTRRLLESALGKVLFIDEAYRLNGARGSFAEEAVSELVDAVTKPQFARKLIIVLAGYEEDMDRLLRSNQGIKSRFATEFTFRPLRSEQCIEQLRQVVGKVGITIQATPEMDTTTRTSLFSLLQRLSNDKGWASGRSIETLGERLIGHIFKECAIKGYTGKDLIVSGRELVTILGQASGVPYASIRMRGGQIPMGAKVMTLKDLETSE, from the exons ATGGAGCTTGAATCTGCAGATATCAACTTTTCCGTCACATGGCTACTTGGTCTCAAGCCAAAATCCACGTATCCTTCATGGGCAAGAGACTTCCTGACCGATGAACCACATTTCCTTGTGAGCcgtcttctcggccttcttccaaCTCGCAAACCCCGCCGGCGCTTGAGAAGGCGGCGCAATCGTTCCAAGACTGTAGTTGTACCTGAGGAGCCTCTCAAGGAGGATGACCAAGATGCAGACGACCAAAACACGGACGGCTTCGGTCTAGGGAAATTATACGGTGATATTCCATACGAGACTGATGATGATTCCGAGTCTGAAGCTGAGGACGCACCtgtggtggaagaggagcCACCTGTCTTGGCTGAGCCCGCATTCCTGGAACTGTgcaagatgatggaagatcTTCTGGATGAAATTGA AAAATCACAGCAAGATGATACCGACGACTCAGACAACGAATCGATTGACGGTCTAGAACCCGAAGCTTGCCAAGATGAATCCCCATCAAGAATCGAGTGGTTGCGACAAAAGAAGGTGGAAAAGGCAGAGAACAAGTACCTCGACCGAGTCATGTCTTTAACTGGCCTCGAAGAAGTCAAGGCTTTCTTCTTACAAGCAAAGGCGAAAGTCAAGGCCGCTCAGAGGCGGGAGACCGACCTGAAGAAAGAGAACTTTGATGTAGTCTTCACGGGAGGTGAGGGAACAGGCAAGACAATGCTGGCTCGCCTATATGCCAAATACCTGATATCTCTTGGCGTGGTCAAGAAGTCTGGTGTTTTCACTGGAATCAACAGATTTTCGGCATACAACATGTCTAAAACATCGACTTTGGGCACCATACATAACACAAGCAATGCCTGTGGTGGCTGC ATTGCCATCATTGACCACGCTCATTTAATGAACAGCGACGATTGTAATCTATGGAGCCTCTACGTTCGCTCACAAGACCTGCCCGGAAAAATTGTTCTCGTTGTAGCCGGCAATGGCGAATGGGGATTGTCAGACTTGATGGGTTACAGTGCTGAGGTGTCCAATCACTTTCCTGTTCTGAAGTTGCCAAATTACACAGCAGAAGAGCTACAGATAATATTCCATGGCCTCATGCGAAAGTGGTTCAAGGGCAGAATGGAAGTTGAGGACGGCTACGATGGCCTGTATGTCAAGATTCTGATCCGTAGAATCGTTTCAGGGGCCAGCGAAAAGACATTTGGTAACATCTGGCCAGTCAAAAAGGCATTTGTCGAAGCTTGCAGGCGTCAAGTTGGGCGTTTTATTCAAGCTCGTAAGACAGGGAACTACCCGGAAGACTTCAAAATGACCAAAGAAGACCTACTGGGTAACAAGCCTTCTCTTGGCCCCGAGAAGAGTCCTGCTTGGAAAGAGCTTCAACAACTCGTTGGGTTGGACGATGTTAAGGAGGCGATACTTGCTGTGGTCAACCAAGTCAACCAGAACTATATCCGAGAAATGCGCGGCGACGGTCCCTTGCACGTTTCACCAAACCGAGTCTTCTTGGGACCTCCAGGTACCGGCAAAACCACTGTTGCAAAGCTCTATGGTAGGATTCTAGCAGATTTCGGCCTCTTGTCCAAGGGCGATGTCGTCACCAAGACTCCAGCTGATCTTCTCGATCGCTACATCGGAGGATCGGAGAACAACACGCAAGAGGCTCTCCGGGAAGCAAAGGGCAATGTTCTGATCATCGATGATGCCCACATGCTTGACCCGGGCACCAATGGAAGTGCTGGTAGTTCCAAGAATGGTGATTTCAGAGGTGGCATCATCGACACGATTGTGGCAGAGGTAACTGGAACTGCTGGAGAGGATCGATGTGTTATCCTCTGCGGCTACCCTGACCAAATGAAGGAGTTGTATGCAAATGCCAACCCCGGTCTGGCCCGAAGATTCCCGCTGGATAATGCGTTTGTCTTCGACAACTTCAGTGAGGATACCTTGGGTAAGGTGCTAGACCTCAAGCTGGCAAAGGAGAAGCTGGTTGCTACCGACAAGGCCCGCGAGGTCGCTATGGAGGTACTGAAGCGAGCTTCTGTCCGGCCAAACTTTGGCAATGGCGGTGAGGTGGACAATCTTTTATTCAAGGCCATCTCAGCACGTTTCCGTCGCACTGCCAAAGAGCAGAGATTACATAAtgaggatcttgatcaaCTTCCTCTAGAACCTCAGGACTTTGATGCCAACTACGATCGACTATCACAAGCTGCGACAAACACGCGGGCATTGTTCGACGAGTTTGTAGGCTTCGAGGAAATCATCTCCAAGTTCGAATCGTACCAGTACATGGTGCAAGGTATGCGACTGCGCAATGTCGACCCTCGGCCCTATGTGCCCTTCACCTATGTCTTCAAGGGTCCTCCCGGAACTGGCAAGACATCGACTGCGAGAAAACTTGGCCAGATATTCTATGACATGGGTCTGATTGCCGCACCAGACGTCGTTGATGTCTCGGCATCACAGCTTGTCGGTGAATATTGTGGCCAAACTGGACCCAAGACACGCCGATTGCTCGAATCGGCACTCGGCAAGGTTCTCTTCATAGACGAGGCTTACAGACTCAATGGCGCTCGTGGATCGTTTGCCGAAGAAGCAGTCAGcgagcttgttgatgctgtgaCAAAGCCTCAGTTCGCACGCAAGCTTATCATTGTGTTGGCAGGCTACGAGGAGGACATGGACCGTCTTCTTCGTAGTAATCAGGGTATCAAGAGTCGGTTCGCAACCGAGTTCACTTTCCGTCCTCTTCGATCGGAGCAGTGTATCGAGCAATTACGACAAGTTGTTGGAAAGGTGGGCATTACTATCCAAGCAACACCAGAGATGGATACTACCACTCGCACATCTTTGTTCTCACTGCTCCAACGTTTGAGCAACGACAAAGGCTGGGCCAGTGGCCGCAGCATCGAGACCCTTGGTGAGCGACTGATTGGACATATCTTCAAGGAATGCGCCATCAAGGGTTATACTGGCAAGGACCTTATTGTTTCAGGGCGTGAGTTGGTGACCATATTGGGACAGGCATCTGGTGTCCCTTACGCCAGCATTAGAATGCGAGGTGGTCAGATCCCTATGGGCGCTAAGGTGATGACCCTTAAGGATCTGGAGACATCGGAGTAG
- a CDS encoding related to cytosine C5-DNA-methyltransferase: MPHVDLDDDVVDLTLDEFQKENKFIGLTLENFENPDINWLTDHNGDVDGVFEDTFAAREPHAATTTTSHDAPKMWTKFGEMEEAEEEEELMDLPQQVDLSPSSPIQSPPDYVPSPEHLVADKYPEMPELPASCVVEAVDLDLELGDAGAGASAEIVEQEDVALEETLDVPVSANMSVEFPESLLLVPRSYYEPFEPGVPVLKEREAVARLLEVAEEAGQGIDHDDFVEFQLDDFSVYSDRQKYGQEMCSLHHLHTKHGFNTVFFDGKLSVGNTAFYVHRVEISALPIENYGTLSKHTVKDKIWVRSVLNTEREIYYRLNSPAKEYRRFFDPFLWVADLAKHFVDYLKFKGEEDDQVTIFHFRSNFSIWLAKRHRHAPDFISWKGQHVNDDFRTAIVANIAFLHKEAIGVLGHRKTYKHVIWAEVWEFTRYKPCPKIGPSEDTDTVVTQYIFDCFSHQPFGNRLKAIPLSETTQSLQNALIKQRHLELPAPVHDSGKTITTAGIKQIRAIRAGDTISTQRDAEGSGTQWRRDVAHGFDDVDRWFALVQRVRVNKRGQRTFDVIWYYRPVDTLCGLMKAKISEDEVSGVHQVEFGGTSATEAEFFCRQTYICQERNWVTLEKAHFRCIHLRESSPQALGLQTGETRLIMINRTSGRSEPCEFLTFYEEEGNGIYRFRKLLRRYQVDPASKARPNELVYSYVEPLVEVKRSRILEPCFVRHFKDGQAIPTPYDRDGVGGFFYFTHEQVSDNETGTKLYVALSEPPSSIQQGYDPSQSIPRLRGLDLFCGGGNFGRGLEDGGAIEMRWANDFDAKAIHTYMANITGPSEVSPFLGSIDDLQRLAIEGEFSVNVPPIGDVDFISGGSPCPGFSRLTNDKTTAAQRKNQSLVAAFASCVDLYRPRYGLLENVPGIVQKTANRDQDVFSQLICAIVGLGYQAHFFFLDASACGAPQRRSRVFLAFAAPGHRLPHAPYQTHGHPQDTSRLSLGILPTGEPTAERAMPAATPFDFVSARASTADLPPIYDSKPDVCVPYPDHRVSVGITPLMRGRIHLIPTQPWGMNFAQAWYGRNLKKAGSGVMTPSERLAFPERTDKGLGRGNPSSNAYGRQRPDHLFVTVVKTQSPDDAKNGRTLHWHEPRVLSIMEARRAQGFRDEEVLLGIPSDQYKIVGNSVAREVAVSLGAVFCEAWIQSLADEHHSSTAAVPSAVPARIGIEVSPITNIRRLESESASIENTPQSSKSRSESRVNQVSSTPSSTPPAPPQTSTKRSRIAVEIHGSKFLRTDEYNSPSKATSVASSRSKSNRLRHSSAGE, translated from the exons ATGCCT CATGTCgatcttgacgatgatgttgtcgatTTAACGCTAGATGAGTTCCAGAAAGAAAATAAGTTTATCGGCCTAACGCTAGAGAATTTCGAGAACCCGGACATCAATTGGCTCACAGATCACAATGGCGACGTCGACGGTGTGTTTGAAGACACCTTTGCTGCGAGGGAGCCTCATGCGGCCACCACCACTACCAGTCATGATGCACCTAAAATGTGGACCAAGTTTGGTGAGATGGAGGaagcggaggaggaggaagagctcaTGGATCTCCCGCAGCAGGTCGACTTGTCCCCTAGCTCTCCCATCCAGAGCCCTCCTGACTACGTCCCAAGCCCCGAACACCTCGTCGCAGACAAGTACCCGGAAATGCCTGAGCTTCCAGCGTCGTGCGTCGTGGAAGCTGTAGATCTTGATTTAGAACTTGGTGATGCAGGTGCAGGTGCTTCGGCTGAAATAGTGGAACAAGAAGACGTTGCATTGGAAGAGACGCTGGACGTCCCTGTCAGCGCGAATATGAGCGTTGAGTTCCCGGAGAGTCTGCTCCTGGTGCCAAGGTCGTATTACGAACCATTCGAACCGGGTGTTCCAGTCCTTAAGGAACGTGAGGCTGTTGCTCGACTGCTCGAGGTGGCTGAAGAGGCCGGTCAGGGTATTGACCATGACGACTTCGTTGAGTTCCAACTTGACGATTTTTCAGTCTACTCCGATCGTCAAAAATACGGCCAGGAGATGTGCTctctccaccacctccacaCAAAACATGGCTTCAATACTGTCTTCTTTGACGGAAAACTGAGTGTTGGTAATACTGCTTTCTACGTTCACCGCGTGGAAATCAGCGCATTGCCGATCGAGAACTACGGTACATTATCAAAGCACACTGTCAAAGACAAAATCTGGGTACGATCAGTGTTAAACACTGAACGCGAGATATACTACCGGTTGAATAGCCCTGCCAAGGAATATCGTCGTTTCTTTGACCCGTTCTTGTGGGTTGCAGATCTCGCAAAGCATTTCGTGGATTACCTCAAGTTCAAGGGGGAGGAAGACGACCAAGTTACGATCTTCCATTTTAGATCAAACTTCAGCATTTGGCTGGCGAAAAGGCACCGCCATGCACCAGATTTCATCTCGTGGAAGGGGCAGCACGTAAACGATGATTTCAGGACGGCGATTGTGGCCAATATTGCATTTTTACACAAGGAAGCGATCGGTGTTCTTGGGCATAGAAAAACATACAAGCATGTTATCTGGGCCGAGGTTTGGGAGTTTACGCGATACAAACCGTGCCCAAAGATTGGGCCCAGCGAAGACACAGATACTGTCGTTACCCAATACATTTTCGACTGTTTCAGTCACCAGCCATTCGGCAACCGTCTCAAGGCCATTCCTCTGAGTGAGACTACTCAGTCTTTGCAAAATGCACTGATAAAGCAACGCCATCTGGAATTACCAGCGCCAGTTCATGATAGTGGTAAGACCATAACAACGGCTGGAATTAAGCAAATTCGAGCGATTCGAGCAGGTGACACAATCTCGACCCAAAGAGATGCCGAGGGATCTGGCACACAATGGCGACGTGACGTTGCGCATGGGTTTGATGACGTCGATCGATGGTTCGCCTTGGTACAGCGCGTGCGTGTCAACAAGCGTGGCCAGAGAACGTTCGACGTGATTTGGTACTATCGACCCGTGGACACCCTATGCGGTCTGATGAA AGCAAAGATCTCCGAGGACGAAGTGTCAGGGGTTCACCAAGTCGAATTTGGGGGGACTTCGGCGACTGAAGCCGAATTCTTTTGTCGCCAAACATATATATGCCAAGAACGAAATTGGGTCACCCTTGAGAAAGCCCATTTTCGTTGTATTCATCTGCGCGAGAGCTCTCCTCAGGCGCTGGGGTTACAAACTGGCGAAACGCGActcatcatgatcaacagGACTAGCGGTCGGTCCGAGCCTTGCGAGTTTCTTACCTTCTATGAGGAGGAAGGCAACGGTATATACAGGTTTCGGAAGTTGCTAAGAAGATACCAGGTTGATCCGGCATCCAAAGCTCGACCCAATGAGTTGGTGTACAGCTATGTCGAGCCGCTTGTCGAGGTAAAAAGATCGCGCATTCTCGAGCCGTGTTTCGTGCGTCATTTTAAAGACGGGCAAGCAATACCAACGCCATATGACCGTGACGGTGTGGGAGGGTTTTTCTATTTCACACACGAACAAGTTTCCGACAATGAGACTGGAACGAAGTTATATGTTGCGCTATCCGAACCTCCCTCGTCTATACAGCAGGGCTACGACCCATCGCAGTCTATTCCACGGCTGCGAGGTCTGGACCTCTTTTGCGGTGGTGGTAACTTTGGTCGTGGGTTAGAAGATGGAGGTGCTATCGAGATGCGATGGGCGAACGATTTTGACGCCAAGGCTATTCATACTTACATGGCAAACATTACTGGGCCCTCTGAAGTATCTCCATTCCTTGGGTCTATAGACGATCTCCAACGTCTTGCTATCGAGGGTGAGTTTTCAGTCAATGTCCCACCGATTGGAGATGTGGATTTTATCTCAGGCGGTAGCCCTTGTCCAGGCTTCTCTCGGCTGACCAACGATAAAACAACTGCCGCTCAGCGGAAGAACCAGTCGTTGGTAGCAGCCTTTGCGTCGTGCGTTGACCTATACCGTCCACGATATGGTCTCCTTGAGAACGTTCCGGGAATCGTGCAAAAGACAGCCAATCGAGATCAAGACGTGTTCAGTCAACTCATTTGTGCCATTGTAGGCTTGGGTTATCAAGCAcactttttctttctcgaTGCTTCTGCCTGCGGTGCCCCTCAGCGTCGTTCTCGTGTGTTCCTGGCTTTTGCTGCACCAGGCCACCGCTTACCTCACGCACCATATCAAACCCATGGTCATCCGCAAGATACTTCCAGGCTTAGTCTAGGTATTCTCCCTACTGGGGAACCTACGGCTGAGCGCGCTATGCCGGCTGCCACACCATTTGACTTTGTGTCTGCGAGGGCTTCCACTGCCGACCTGCCCCCTATTTATGATTCAAAGCCAGATGTATGCGTACCGTACCCCGACCATCGGGTGTCTGTAGGCATCACGCCTCTAATGCGAGGTAGGATTCACCTCATCCCAACTCAGCCTTGGGGTATGAACTTCGCACAGGCCTGGTATGGTCGCAACCTGAAAAAGGCTGGTTCAGGTGTAATGACGCCAAGCGAGCGCCTAGCATTTCCTGAACGCACCGATAAGGGGTTGGGACGAGGAAACCCGAGCTCGAACGCATATGGCCGACAACGACCCGACCATCTCTTTGTCACAGTCGTCAAGACCCAAAGTCCGGACGATGCGAAGAACGGCCGCACGTTACACTGGCATGAGCCTCGCGTCTTGTCCATCATGGAGGCGCGACGAGCACAGGGGTTCAGGGACGAAGAAGTCCTGTTGGGTATCCCAAGTGATCAGTACAAAATCGTTGGCAACAGCGTTGCTCGTGAGGTCGCGGTGAGCTTGGGTGCTGTATTCTGCGAGGCATGGATTCAGAGCCTCGCAGACGAGCATCACTCCTCCACTGCTGCAGTTCCTTCTGCGGTACCAGCTCGTATAGGTATCGAGGTTTCCCCTATCACCAATATCAGGAGACTTGAGTCCGAGTCAGCCTCCATCGAAAACACCCCACAATCTTCAAAGTCCAGAAGTGAATCTCGAGTCAATCAAGTTTCGTCTACACCGAGCTCGactcctcctgctcctcctcaaacGTCTACTAAGCGTAGCCGCATCGCTGTCGAGATCCACGGATCGAAATTTCTCCGGACAGACGAGTACAATAGCCCTAGCAAGGCCACGTCTGTAGCATCCAGCCGTTCCAAATCAAATAGGTTGCGGCACAGTAGCGCAGGTGAATAG